Proteins co-encoded in one Erinaceus europaeus chromosome 2, mEriEur2.1, whole genome shotgun sequence genomic window:
- the LOC132536722 gene encoding serine protease 52-like: MTQLWPLYHLSVCFVFFFCFELSTFNIAYGTENLNTSNSTRKQVNKIIIHPLFDSWLFDSDIALILLKTPIHFNAKNAPVCLSEVTNIEKWGSCSVAGWGIMVPMQNTELIKVDIKLVKWEFCSNVVPLLTKNMLCAGDLQGRKDACQGDSGGPLICHKTNNTSIWYQLGIVSWGVGCGRKRLPGVYTNVSNYLSWINKETTLSGKPYKHEPDSRCTFLLSSWAVLLLSFVMLLLFL, translated from the exons ATGACTCAACTTTGGCCCCTGTATCActtatctgtttgttttgttttcttcttttgttttgagTTATCTACCTTCAACATTGCATATGGTACAGAAAACCTGAACACCAGTAATTCAACAAGGAAGCAAGTGAACAAGATCATTATTCACCCACTTTTTGACAGTTGGCTCTTTGATAGTGATATTGCTTTGATCTTGCTCAAAACCCCAATTCACTTCAATGCCAAAAATGCTCCTGTCTGTCTCTCGGAGGTCACTAACATAGAAAAGTGGGGAAGCTGCTCTGTGGCTGGATGGGGCATCATGG TCCCCATGCAGAATACAGAGCTGATAAAAGTTGACATCAAGCTGGTCAAATGGGAATTCTGCTCCAATGTTGTGCCCTTGCTCACCAAGAACATGCTGTGTGCTGGGGACCTTCAGGGTAGGAAGGATGCCTGCCAG GGTGACAGTGGAGGCCCTTTGATTTGCcataaaacaaacaacacaagCATATGGTACCAGCTAGGCATTGTCAGCTGGGGAGTGGGCTGTGGCCGGAAGAGACTGCCTGGAGTGTACACGAATGTGTCTAATTATCTGTCATGGATCAACAAGGAGACCACACTGTCAGGAAAGCCCTATAAACATGAGCCAGACTCCAGGTGCACTTTTCTTCTATCATCCTGGGCCGTCTTGCTACTGTCCTTTGTGATGCTTCTGCTATTCCTGTGA
- the PRSS51 gene encoding serine protease-like protein 51 isoform X2, translating into MSLKHLCGGSIIHPWWVLTAAHCFPKTLLEIATEDITVVMGTRTFSDGFLERKHVQKIIVHRNYTPAQPDNDLSLLLLATPIQINNFQMPVCLQQEEKSWHRCWMVEWRAVYDRHDNWHMYLQKLRLVQISWRKCNKRVGQLSRNMLCAWKEPGTKGKCQHYGFVGV; encoded by the exons ATGTCTTTGAAGCACCTCTGTGGAGGTTCCATCATCCATCCGTGGTGGGTTCTCACAGCTGCACATTGCTTCCCAAAGACCCT GTTAGAAATAGCCACAGAGGATATCACTGTGGTCATGGGAACCAGAACATTCAGTGATGGCTTCTTGGAGAGGAAGCATGTGCAGAAGATAATCGTCCACAGAAATTACACACCAGCCCAGCCTGACAATGACCTCTCCCTGCTCCTGCTTGCCACCCCCATCCAGATCAACAACTTTCAAATGCCTGTCTGCCTGCAGCAGGAGGAGAAGAGCTGGCATCGGTGCTGGATGGTGGAATGGAGGGCAGTCTATG ACCGACACGACAACTGGCACATGTACCTACAGAAGCTGCGGCTGGTGCAGATAAGCTGGAGAAAATGCAACAAGCGGGTAGGACAGCTGTCCAGGAACATGCTTTGTGCCTGGAAGGAACCAGGCACCAAAGGCAAATGTCAG CACTATGGATTTGTAGGGGTTTGA
- the PRSS51 gene encoding serine protease-like protein 51 isoform X1: MSLKHLCGGSIIHPWWVLTAAHCFPKTLLEIATEDITVVMGTRTFSDGFLERKHVQKIIVHRNYTPAQPDNDLSLLLLATPIQINNFQMPVCLQQEEKSWHRCWMVEWRAVYDRHDNWHMYLQKLRLVQISWRKCNKRVGQLSRNMLCAWKEPGTKGKCQGDSGAPMVCATRGTQRLFQVGVFSWGIRTGFRGRPGMFMSVTQFIPWIQEETEKEGRPYNV, translated from the exons ATGTCTTTGAAGCACCTCTGTGGAGGTTCCATCATCCATCCGTGGTGGGTTCTCACAGCTGCACATTGCTTCCCAAAGACCCT GTTAGAAATAGCCACAGAGGATATCACTGTGGTCATGGGAACCAGAACATTCAGTGATGGCTTCTTGGAGAGGAAGCATGTGCAGAAGATAATCGTCCACAGAAATTACACACCAGCCCAGCCTGACAATGACCTCTCCCTGCTCCTGCTTGCCACCCCCATCCAGATCAACAACTTTCAAATGCCTGTCTGCCTGCAGCAGGAGGAGAAGAGCTGGCATCGGTGCTGGATGGTGGAATGGAGGGCAGTCTATG ACCGACACGACAACTGGCACATGTACCTACAGAAGCTGCGGCTGGTGCAGATAAGCTGGAGAAAATGCAACAAGCGGGTAGGACAGCTGTCCAGGAACATGCTTTGTGCCTGGAAGGAACCAGGCACCAAAGGCAAATGTCAG gGAGACAGTGGGGCACCTATGGTCTGTGCTACCCGTGGGACCCAGAGGCTCTTCCAAGTGGGTGTCTTCAGCTGGGGCATAAGAACTGGATTCAGGGGGCGGCCTGGCATGTTTATGTCTGTGACTCAATTTATTCCATGGAtccaggaggagacagagaaggaagggagacccTACAATGTGTAG